In Candidatus Defluviibacterium haderslevense, the following are encoded in one genomic region:
- a CDS encoding L-threonylcarbamoyladenylate synthase has product MNFEYNEVTEIAKLLLDDKVILYPTDTVWGMGCLVNNVAGIDRITQLKNRTPDKSFIILVNSVQMLKHYVVGIHPRIETLLSYHSQPLTIIYPKAKNLPHNVIVQDGSIAIRICGDPFCNQLIGQVNQAIISTSANKTGEPTPLNFNQISEDVKSSVDYIVKYGQSNSELREPSVIARYDKDGELIFIR; this is encoded by the coding sequence ATGAACTTTGAATACAATGAAGTTACAGAAATAGCAAAGCTGCTATTGGATGATAAAGTCATATTATACCCAACAGATACAGTTTGGGGAATGGGCTGCCTGGTGAATAATGTAGCTGGTATCGATAGAATCACCCAACTTAAAAATAGGACTCCGGATAAATCTTTCATCATTCTAGTTAATTCTGTTCAAATGCTTAAGCATTACGTTGTGGGTATACATCCTAGAATTGAAACCCTGTTAAGTTATCACAGCCAGCCATTAACCATAATTTATCCTAAAGCTAAAAATTTACCTCATAATGTTATTGTTCAGGATGGAAGTATTGCCATTCGAATATGTGGAGATCCTTTTTGTAATCAATTAATTGGTCAAGTTAATCAAGCGATTATATCAACATCCGCAAATAAAACGGGTGAGCCAACACCATTAAATTTTAATCAGATATCTGAAGATGTCAAATCTTCAGTGGACTATATTGTAAAATACGGACAAAGCAATTCAGAGCTAAGAGAACCTAGTGTTATTGCTAGATATGACAAGGATGGTGAATTGATTTTTATTCGTTAA
- a CDS encoding glyceraldehyde-3-phosphate dehydrogenase: MSTNNQFEQIEAALRNWREKEKTALKLSKLVGELRFDRSIEIVFFRHDLYDERPSDIINKHLFSKHYIDKPLSIELTLQIVEAIVELKELEPSRIDVGKLASEWETSNKEFDSIDSFLRDKLKKGFNSNIKRDSHRDVVLYGFGRIGRLVARRLISSTGSGEQLRLRAIVIRPSMKDRSEEIFKRMALLETDSIHGDFPGTIDVDVEHSQVEINGNRIQMIFANDPSDINYESFGIANALLIDNTGMWDTKEKLSAHLRPGISQVILTAPGKDIPNIVVGVNHDIINLEQENVFCAASCTTNAIVPIIQVLDQRFLIEKGHLETVHAYTSDQNLLDNFHKKPRRGRGAPINMVITSTGAASAVAKVLPHLKGKLTGNAVRVPVPNVSLAILNLSFANPTTLEDILGELRKATLHGNLVEQLQYSTSNEYVSSNAVGSTVASVIDAPSTILSNDGKTATIYAWYDNEFGYTCQVVRLAKYVAQVRRFTYY, translated from the coding sequence ATGAGCACAAACAATCAATTTGAACAAATAGAAGCAGCTTTACGTAATTGGAGAGAAAAGGAAAAAACAGCTCTTAAATTAAGTAAATTAGTTGGCGAATTAAGATTCGATCGATCTATAGAAATCGTGTTTTTTAGACACGACTTATATGATGAAAGGCCAAGTGATATCATCAACAAACATTTATTTTCAAAACATTATATAGACAAGCCCCTATCTATTGAACTGACACTTCAGATTGTTGAAGCTATAGTCGAATTAAAAGAGCTGGAGCCGTCAAGAATTGATGTCGGCAAATTAGCTTCAGAATGGGAAACAAGCAATAAAGAATTTGATTCCATTGATTCTTTTCTTCGTGATAAACTAAAAAAAGGATTTAATTCCAACATCAAACGCGATAGTCACAGGGATGTTGTACTTTATGGTTTTGGAAGAATTGGACGATTGGTAGCCCGTCGCCTGATATCAAGTACAGGTAGTGGCGAACAATTAAGATTAAGAGCCATAGTCATTCGACCTAGTATGAAAGACAGGTCAGAAGAAATATTTAAAAGGATGGCTCTTCTGGAAACAGATTCCATACATGGCGATTTTCCTGGAACTATTGATGTAGATGTAGAACATTCTCAAGTTGAAATCAATGGAAATAGAATTCAAATGATTTTTGCAAATGATCCAAGTGATATCAATTATGAATCATTTGGTATTGCAAATGCACTACTCATTGATAATACCGGAATGTGGGACACTAAAGAAAAACTTAGTGCACACTTACGTCCTGGAATATCACAAGTTATACTTACAGCACCCGGAAAGGATATTCCAAATATTGTAGTAGGCGTCAATCATGATATAATAAATTTAGAACAAGAAAATGTTTTTTGTGCTGCTTCTTGTACGACTAATGCTATTGTTCCAATCATCCAAGTACTTGATCAAAGATTTTTAATCGAAAAAGGACATTTGGAAACCGTTCATGCCTATACAAGCGATCAGAATCTCCTGGACAATTTTCATAAAAAACCAAGACGTGGCCGGGGAGCACCAATCAATATGGTTATAACAAGTACAGGCGCAGCGAGTGCAGTAGCAAAGGTGTTACCTCATCTAAAAGGAAAATTAACCGGAAATGCTGTTAGAGTTCCCGTTCCAAATGTTTCTCTTGCTATTTTAAATCTTAGTTTTGCTAATCCAACCACTTTAGAAGACATCTTAGGTGAACTAAGAAAAGCCACCCTTCATGGCAATTTAGTTGAACAATTACAATACTCTACTTCAAACGAATATGTTTCCAGCAATGCAGTAGGATCAACAGTTGCCTCAGTTATTGATGCTCCAAGTACGATACTTTCAAACGATGGAAAAACAGCAACTATTTATGCTTGGTACGATAATGAATTTGGTTATACATGTCAGGTAGTCCGGTTAGCTAAATATGTTGCTCAGGTCAGAAGATTTACTTATTATTAA
- a CDS encoding PDZ domain-containing protein, giving the protein MNNEHLDYKKWQPFLLGLCAAIGMFGGYKLKLAESNNNVYNKVIDPSYFVHQKTQDALSYIQTKYVDSLKNEALSEYLISQLAYALDPYSEYISANHLQEYMDEMDGGYQGIGMEYQLIHDKLIVSKIISQGPISKTSIELGDEILSINNHVINFQNSKSDSINTFIKASNDTIDLVWKKQLNAEVTKSKVIRDNIETSTIGTVFSPYDKTIYIKIKLFGDRTYREFMEVLENYVFEHKCTNLILDLRDNQGGLVHIAADILNQLVQEKDVMLFRTSGRQVVSKEYKSLGKPFFKLNKIIVLINEKTASAAEIVAGSLQDLNLATIIGTPSFGKGTILEQFNLADGSALRIATSRIYLPSGRCIQKSYNQSADSISNWLSPFRSDTNSILISNGKKIINGQAIYPDLLVSNPVAEPNSSDDVKEIALKLALNNIQSLKNLIGDDVEKIDDKTIDLFLKTKLKDWENSITKQNHFDWIIEESKFAITNLLFGEDMEQRASLNQDEVMLTALNLLKNNK; this is encoded by the coding sequence ATGAATAACGAACATTTGGATTATAAAAAATGGCAACCATTTCTGCTCGGATTATGTGCCGCTATCGGCATGTTTGGAGGATATAAATTAAAACTTGCAGAATCAAATAATAATGTATATAATAAAGTTATTGATCCTAGTTATTTTGTCCATCAGAAAACTCAAGATGCATTATCCTATATCCAAACAAAATATGTAGATAGCTTAAAAAATGAAGCCCTTAGCGAATATTTAATTAGTCAATTGGCCTATGCGTTAGATCCCTATTCAGAATATATTTCTGCAAATCATCTGCAAGAATATATGGATGAAATGGATGGAGGTTATCAAGGCATTGGAATGGAATATCAATTGATACATGATAAGCTTATAGTTTCAAAAATAATTTCACAAGGACCCATTTCGAAAACATCGATTGAATTAGGTGACGAAATTTTAAGTATAAATAATCATGTCATTAATTTCCAAAATTCAAAGTCAGATTCCATCAATACGTTCATCAAAGCAAGCAACGACACCATTGATTTGGTTTGGAAAAAACAACTTAATGCTGAAGTAACCAAATCAAAAGTTATACGTGACAATATAGAAACAAGCACCATTGGTACAGTTTTTAGTCCTTATGATAAAACGATTTATATAAAAATTAAACTTTTCGGAGATCGCACTTATCGAGAATTTATGGAAGTGCTGGAGAATTATGTATTTGAACACAAGTGCACAAATTTAATTTTAGATCTCAGAGATAATCAAGGCGGATTGGTACATATAGCTGCTGATATTTTGAATCAATTGGTTCAAGAAAAAGATGTGATGTTATTCAGGACATCTGGACGACAAGTAGTATCCAAAGAATATAAATCTTTAGGCAAACCTTTTTTCAAATTAAATAAAATTATAGTATTAATCAACGAAAAAACGGCATCAGCAGCTGAAATAGTTGCCGGATCACTGCAAGATTTAAACTTAGCAACTATTATCGGAACGCCAAGTTTTGGAAAAGGAACCATACTGGAACAATTCAATTTAGCAGATGGGTCAGCTTTGCGGATAGCAACTTCAAGAATATATTTACCTTCTGGTCGGTGCATTCAAAAATCATATAATCAATCCGCTGATAGTATTTCAAACTGGTTGAGTCCATTTCGAAGTGACACCAATAGTATTCTTATAAGTAATGGAAAAAAAATAATTAATGGACAAGCCATTTATCCTGACTTGTTGGTTTCAAACCCAGTCGCTGAACCTAATTCAAGTGATGATGTAAAAGAAATAGCCCTGAAATTGGCATTGAATAATATTCAGAGTTTAAAAAACCTTATAGGTGACGATGTAGAAAAAATAGATGATAAGACCATCGATTTATTTTTGAAAACCAAGTTAAAGGATTGGGAAAACTCAATAACCAAACAAAATCACTTCGATTGGATTATCGAAGAAAGTAAATTTGCAATTACGAATTTACTTTTTGGTGAAGACATGGAACAAAGAGCTTCGCTGAATCAAGATGAAGTTATGTTAACGGCATTAAATCTTTTAAAAAACAATAAATAA
- a CDS encoding M1 family metallopeptidase — MKFGTQLLISLLFLISFYGIAQKPVFELKDSLRGSLRLERTYDVKHYDLNLSVDPDRKFIKGTNAITLTSMADMEEIQLDLFENMKILKITKDKKELVYRRIYNAVFIANPIKSGESCTILVEYEGNPTIAKNAPWDGGFVWSKDADNMDWIGVACEGDGASLWWPNKDHLSDEPESMDMYFTVPNPYVAISNGKLVGKKKMGKKKTTYHWNVSYPINNYNVTVYIGQYETFNETYTTKSGEALALNFSVLKPNVTKAKAHFGQVPKVLEAFEHYLGPYPFIRDGYGLVEAPYLGMEHQSAIAYGNKFQRGYLGSRIPEEFDFDYIILHETAHEYWGNSVSCKDHADMWLHEGFATYMESLFVEYFYGREAALRYLNSQKKGISNDQPLIGPLGVNFTNNPHDIYSKGSWVLQTLRYAINNDSLWFDIFKGFYDKYKMGFATSKDFIEFVNLKTGKDYGPFLRQYLRYKNLPKLIYSVSFRDTYTQIKYKWDNLEQQFSLPVEFSLDGKIIVLEPGNDWKYIEFNRKFNKIAPKDDKILIEILKAE, encoded by the coding sequence ATGAAATTTGGTACTCAATTATTGATATCCCTTTTATTCCTAATAAGCTTTTATGGAATTGCGCAAAAGCCTGTTTTTGAATTAAAAGATTCGCTTAGGGGAAGCTTACGGCTGGAAAGGACTTATGATGTGAAGCATTATGACCTGAACCTATCTGTAGACCCCGACCGCAAATTTATTAAAGGGACTAACGCGATAACTTTAACGAGTATGGCGGATATGGAAGAAATTCAATTGGATTTATTTGAAAACATGAAAATTCTCAAAATCACTAAAGACAAGAAGGAATTAGTATACAGAAGAATATATAACGCTGTATTTATTGCCAATCCTATAAAGTCTGGAGAATCATGTACCATTTTAGTAGAGTATGAGGGAAATCCTACTATAGCTAAAAATGCACCATGGGATGGAGGTTTTGTTTGGTCTAAGGATGCGGATAATATGGATTGGATTGGAGTTGCTTGTGAGGGCGATGGCGCAAGTCTATGGTGGCCCAATAAAGATCATCTATCTGATGAACCTGAATCTATGGATATGTATTTTACAGTGCCAAATCCATATGTTGCTATTTCAAATGGTAAATTAGTTGGTAAAAAGAAAATGGGTAAAAAGAAAACAACCTATCATTGGAATGTAAGCTATCCGATAAATAATTATAATGTTACGGTTTATATTGGTCAATATGAGACTTTTAATGAAACATACACCACTAAAAGCGGTGAAGCATTAGCTCTGAATTTTAGTGTTTTGAAACCAAATGTTACTAAGGCTAAAGCTCATTTTGGACAGGTACCAAAAGTCCTTGAAGCCTTTGAGCATTATCTAGGGCCATATCCATTTATTCGGGATGGTTATGGTTTAGTTGAAGCTCCCTATTTAGGTATGGAACATCAATCTGCTATTGCCTACGGTAACAAATTTCAACGTGGGTATCTTGGTTCTAGAATTCCAGAGGAATTTGATTTTGATTACATTATTCTGCATGAAACAGCACATGAATATTGGGGAAATAGTGTTTCATGTAAGGATCATGCAGATATGTGGCTTCACGAAGGATTTGCCACTTATATGGAGAGTTTATTTGTAGAATATTTCTATGGTAGGGAAGCCGCCCTAAGGTATTTGAATAGTCAAAAGAAAGGTATTAGTAATGATCAACCCTTAATAGGTCCTTTGGGTGTTAATTTTACAAATAATCCTCATGATATCTACAGTAAGGGTTCTTGGGTATTGCAAACCTTGAGATACGCCATCAATAATGACAGTCTGTGGTTTGATATTTTTAAAGGTTTTTATGATAAATATAAAATGGGATTTGCAACAAGTAAGGATTTTATAGAATTTGTCAATCTTAAAACAGGTAAAGATTACGGCCCTTTTTTAAGACAATATCTAAGGTATAAAAACCTGCCTAAATTGATATATTCAGTCAGTTTTAGAGATACTTACACTCAAATCAAGTATAAATGGGATAACTTAGAACAACAATTTAGTTTGCCCGTAGAGTTTAGTTTAGATGGTAAAATTATAGTTTTGGAACCTGGAAACGATTGGAAATACATTGAATTTAATAGAAAATTCAACAAAATCGCACCAAAGGATGATAAGATATTGATAGAAATCTTAAAGGCAGAATAG
- a CDS encoding sigma-70 family RNA polymerase sigma factor: protein MRQLKITKSITNRESQSLEKYLQEIGKVDLLTPEEEVELAKKIKQGDQISLEKLTKANLRFVVSVAKQYQNQGLSLSDLINEGNLGLIKAAQRFDETRGFKFISYAVWWIRQSILQALAEQSRIVRLPLNKVGSLNKINRAFSELEQEYEREPSAEELATLLEIPTEEVETTLGVAARHVSMDAPFVEGEDNSLLDVLENSSTPATDSILEYKDSLRREIERALGTLTDRQADVIKLYFGIGVEHPESLEDIGDKFGLTRERVRQIKDKAINKLRSTTRSKLLKQYLGF from the coding sequence GTTAACTCCTGAAGAGGAAGTTGAGTTAGCAAAAAAAATTAAACAAGGCGATCAAATTTCCTTGGAAAAATTAACTAAAGCTAACTTAAGATTTGTGGTTTCAGTTGCCAAACAATACCAAAACCAAGGTTTATCTTTATCTGATCTTATCAACGAAGGTAATTTAGGTCTTATTAAGGCAGCCCAAAGGTTTGATGAAACCAGAGGATTCAAGTTTATTTCCTATGCAGTGTGGTGGATCCGCCAATCCATATTACAAGCCTTAGCTGAACAATCCAGGATAGTAAGGCTACCTTTAAATAAAGTAGGTTCATTAAATAAAATTAATAGGGCATTCTCAGAACTCGAACAAGAATATGAACGTGAACCTTCTGCTGAAGAATTGGCAACTTTACTTGAAATACCAACTGAAGAAGTAGAAACTACTCTAGGTGTAGCTGCTAGACACGTGTCAATGGATGCCCCATTCGTTGAAGGTGAGGATAATTCATTGTTAGATGTATTAGAAAACAGTAGTACACCAGCCACTGATTCCATATTGGAATATAAGGACTCTTTGCGAAGAGAGATAGAACGTGCTTTAGGAACACTTACCGACCGTCAAGCTGATGTAATAAAGCTTTATTTTGGAATTGGTGTTGAACATCCAGAATCACTTGAAGATATTGGTGATAAATTTGGCTTAACCCGTGAAAGAGTTCGACAAATTAAAGATAAAGCCATCAATAAACTACGATCAACTACCCGAAGTAAACTATTAAAGCAATACCTGGGTTTCTAG
- the rplS gene encoding 50S ribosomal protein L19, protein MNLIKYVEDQLLDISRIPEFSAGDTIIMSYKIIEGNKERVQDFRGDVLNIRGEGKNKSFTVRKISSGIGVERIIPFSSLNIVDIKVVKKGRVRRAKLFYLRKLSGKKARIKEATFSK, encoded by the coding sequence ATGAATTTGATTAAATACGTTGAAGACCAATTACTTGACATAAGTAGAATTCCTGAATTCTCAGCAGGAGATACTATTATCATGAGCTATAAGATCATAGAGGGTAATAAAGAAAGGGTTCAAGACTTTCGGGGAGATGTACTAAACATCCGTGGCGAAGGTAAAAACAAGTCATTTACCGTACGTAAAATATCAAGCGGTATAGGTGTAGAGCGTATTATCCCTTTTTCTTCTTTGAATATAGTTGATATCAAAGTAGTTAAGAAAGGTCGGGTAAGAAGAGCTAAACTTTTCTATTTAAGAAAACTATCCGGTAAGAAAGCAAGAATCAAAGAGGCAACTTTTTCTAAATAA
- a CDS encoding gliding motility-associated C-terminal domain-containing protein — translation MSLKFYILLLFALCNHSIFAKHIIGGDISYVCNGINKTTNRANYTVTIKVYRDCNGNGAKFDENPFIGIYLKSANNNYTVFQSFTIPSPKVNKLVSDNPCIIIPPNVCVEEGIYKFTIDLPIVTSTYVIAYQRCCRNETISNILNPGDQGAAYTIEITPLAQQVCNNSPLFKKFPPIVICVNSPLVFDHSATDPEGDLITYEFCNPYTAGGMNGSNGIGNATDCNGVTPDPSKCLPPFSTVQFRAPFYTVFEPLGGNPPVTINTLTGLITGTPNIIGQFVVGVCMKEYRNGQLLSESRRDFQFNVTTCIDLVNAKIASDSIINNKEYILNSCGNNTIDFINQSSDEKFINTYDWEFNINGQIQSYNIKNPSVNFPGIGSYLGTLFLNRGAQGCNDTANVRVNVFPEIKADFSFQYDTCIAGPVQFKDLSFSGSNKLTNWNWLFEPKGTSIIKDPSFDFRTPGIKPVFLQIKDINGCMDTITKDINYYPVPQLLVIDPSDFIGCNPMEVQFENLSYPIDSTYDIIWDFGDGQTSGKISPTHTFDLPGIYSVNLKVRSPIGCFTEINYPNWIQVKPSPIADFIFKPQDPSSFHKEILITDQSIDAQSLKYIIDNRDILIQRNPKYTFRDTGIHEVKQIVVHASGCQDTLIQFIDVEPKVTYFVPNAFTPNGDGSNELFYGVGYVEGMKNFEMSIWDRWGALLFKSNDPNEAWNSRINNTGSIVQNGVYVYKISFSTPRDKLVNLKGFVTVVR, via the coding sequence ATGAGTTTAAAATTTTATATTTTATTACTATTTGCCCTATGTAATCATTCGATTTTCGCCAAGCACATCATTGGTGGTGATATTTCCTATGTATGTAATGGTATAAACAAAACAACAAATCGAGCAAACTATACTGTTACCATTAAAGTTTATCGGGACTGTAATGGAAATGGGGCTAAATTCGATGAAAATCCGTTTATTGGCATTTATTTGAAATCGGCAAATAATAACTATACCGTATTTCAAAGTTTCACAATACCCTCACCTAAGGTAAATAAGTTAGTCTCTGATAATCCTTGTATCATTATTCCACCTAATGTATGTGTAGAAGAAGGTATTTATAAATTTACCATTGATTTGCCTATCGTTACTTCTACATACGTTATTGCCTATCAAAGATGTTGTAGAAATGAAACGATTTCAAATATTCTGAATCCAGGAGATCAAGGAGCTGCTTATACTATTGAAATTACGCCATTAGCCCAACAAGTTTGTAATAATAGTCCACTTTTTAAAAAATTTCCACCAATCGTAATTTGTGTAAACTCCCCGCTTGTTTTTGACCATTCTGCTACAGATCCTGAAGGTGATTTGATAACTTATGAATTTTGCAATCCTTATACTGCAGGAGGAATGAATGGTTCCAATGGAATAGGTAATGCAACAGATTGTAATGGAGTAACTCCAGACCCTTCAAAATGTTTACCACCGTTTTCTACAGTGCAGTTTAGAGCTCCCTTTTACACCGTTTTTGAGCCTCTAGGGGGAAATCCTCCGGTTACCATTAATACCCTGACGGGGTTAATCACGGGAACACCTAATATTATTGGCCAGTTCGTAGTGGGTGTCTGCATGAAAGAATACCGGAATGGACAGTTATTATCTGAATCCAGACGTGATTTCCAATTCAATGTCACGACTTGTATTGATTTAGTTAATGCAAAAATCGCATCTGATTCAATTATCAATAATAAGGAGTATATCCTGAATTCATGTGGAAATAATACCATTGACTTTATCAATCAAAGCTCTGATGAAAAATTTATAAATACCTATGATTGGGAATTCAATATTAATGGTCAAATTCAGTCCTACAATATTAAAAATCCGAGTGTTAATTTTCCAGGGATAGGCAGTTATTTAGGTACATTATTTCTTAATCGTGGGGCGCAAGGATGCAATGATACCGCCAATGTTAGAGTCAATGTCTTTCCTGAAATCAAAGCCGATTTTTCATTTCAATATGACACATGTATAGCTGGCCCCGTTCAATTTAAAGATCTTTCTTTTTCAGGCTCCAATAAACTCACTAACTGGAATTGGCTATTTGAACCAAAAGGGACATCAATCATTAAAGATCCTTCATTTGACTTCCGAACACCAGGAATAAAACCCGTATTTCTGCAAATCAAAGATATTAATGGTTGCATGGATACCATCACAAAAGATATCAATTACTATCCTGTTCCACAACTATTGGTTATTGATCCCAGTGATTTTATTGGATGCAATCCAATGGAAGTACAATTTGAAAATCTTTCCTATCCCATTGATTCTACTTATGATATTATTTGGGATTTTGGTGATGGACAGACCAGTGGAAAAATATCTCCAACACATACTTTTGACCTACCGGGAATATATTCTGTTAATCTAAAAGTCAGATCTCCAATTGGTTGTTTTACAGAAATCAACTATCCCAATTGGATTCAAGTTAAACCATCACCAATTGCCGATTTTATCTTCAAACCACAAGATCCAAGTTCATTTCATAAGGAAATCCTGATTACTGATCAGTCTATTGATGCTCAATCATTAAAGTATATTATCGATAATCGGGATATTTTAATCCAAAGAAATCCTAAATATACTTTCAGAGATACCGGTATTCATGAAGTTAAGCAAATTGTAGTCCATGCAAGTGGCTGTCAGGATACACTTATCCAATTTATTGATGTAGAGCCTAAAGTTACTTATTTTGTTCCCAATGCTTTTACGCCAAATGGAGACGGTTCAAATGAACTCTTTTATGGTGTGGGCTATGTAGAAGGTATGAAAAACTTTGAAATGAGCATTTGGGATCGTTGGGGTGCCCTATTATTTAAATCCAATGATCCAAATGAAGCCTGGAATTCAAGAATCAACAATACTGGTTCAATTGTCCAAAATGGAGTCTATGTATACAAAATTTCATTTTCTACCCCAAGAGACAAACTTGTAAATTTGAAAGGATTTGTAACTGTAGTTCGATAA